A section of the Castanea sativa cultivar Marrone di Chiusa Pesio chromosome 12, ASM4071231v1 genome encodes:
- the LOC142619381 gene encoding AT-hook motif nuclear-localized protein 17 encodes MKGEYVEPKNENTSNMFSKLHHPSSPHLQNPFSHPFHQVPTDSQTQQHHHHQHHHHHQQQQQQHSEDDESRSSGGGPTPAQTPGLKPKHDADGASIEVVRRPRGRPPGSKNKPKPPVIITREPEPAMSPYILEVPGGNDVVEAISKFCRRKNTGLCVLTASGTVANVTLRQPSTTPGATVTFHGRFDILSVSATFLTASFPPIPNGFTISLAGPQGQIVGGLVAGALLAAGTVFVVAASFNNPTYHRLPPELEDIRDEGNSPPHAAVSGGDSGQHPAAPSQGGGGESCGNMAMYSCHLPSDVIWAPTARPPPPPPPY; translated from the coding sequence ATGAAAGGTGAATATGTAGAACCAAAAAACGAAAACACTTCCAACATGTTCTCAAAACTTCACCACCCTTCTTCCCCACATCTCCAAAACCCATTTTCTCACCCTTTCCACCAAGTCCCCACCGACTCCCAAACccaacaacatcatcatcaccaacatcatcatcatcaccaacaacaacaacaacaacactcCGAAGACGACGAGAGCCGAAGCAGTGGTGGTGGGCCCACACCGGCCCAAACTCCGGGCCTAAAGCCCAAACACGACGCTGATGGAGCGTCAATCGAAGTGGTTCGGCGGCCCAGAGGCCGCCCGCCCGGTTCCAAAAACAAGCCCAAACCGCCCGTCATCATAACCCGAGAGCCCGAACCGGCCATGAGCCCGTACATTCTCGAAGTCCCAGGCGGAAACGACGTCGTCGAGGCGATCTCCAAGTTCTGTCGCCGCAAAAACACCGGCCTCTGCGTATTAACAGCTTCCGGAACCGTCGCCAACGTCACGTTACGTCAGCCGTCGACCACACCCGGCGCCACCGTTACTTTTCACGGCCGTTTCGACATCTTATCGGTCTCCGCCACCTTCCTAACGGCGTCGTTTCCACCAATCCCCAACGGGTTCACCATCTCCCTCGCCGGCCCTCAGGGCCAGATCGTCGGAGGACTCGTCGCCGGAGCTTTACTCGCCGCAGGAACCGTCTTCGTGGTAGCTGCCTCGTTCAACAACCCCACGTACCACCGCCTCCCGCCTGAGCTGGAAGATATAAGGGACGAAGGAAATTCACCGCCTCACGCGGCGGTTTCTGGTGGAGATAGTGGGCAACACCCGGCGGCACCGTCTcagggaggaggaggagagtcGTGCGGGAATATGGCTATGTATAGTTGCCACTTGCCTTCCGATGTGATTTGGGCTCCTACTGCTagaccaccaccaccaccaccaccttactaa